TAGGCATTACCCAACTACAGTAACGCTTAGTGCCGAGCGCCGATTAAAACTATTAGAACTAGCAAAAACCTACAAATTTGCTATTATTGAAGACGATTACGATTACGATTTTCAGTATAACGGTTCTGCCATGTTACCTATGGCAAGTGCCGATGGTAATGGTATGGTGGTTTATTTAGGAAAACTAGGGCAATCACTATTCCCTAGTTTTCAAACGGGATTTGTAGTGGCTCCTGAAAGTTTAATTTCTGAAGCAAAAAACTATTTGCAATTACTAGACAAGCAAGGCGACATGATACAAGAGCAAATACTCGCCGAGTTAATTCATGAAGGTGAAATATACCGACTGCTAAAAAAAAACATTGTAACTTATAAGGAAAGGCGCGATTGTTTATGTGAACACTTAACCACATATTTTAAAAATATTATTACTTGGGAAAAACCATCGGGTGGCTTAGCAATATGGTTGCGATTTAGCAATAAAATTTCTTTGGTGAAATTGGCTGAAGCATCAGAAAAACTCAACTTATTTCTTCCAAAAACAATACTTTATCAAGACAAAGATACTTGCGCTATCCGTTTTGGTTTTGGACAGCTCAATGAAGAAGAATTAGAGACTGCAATTAAAACTTTAAAAACCGCTTATGACATTGTGGGTCCTGCATCTGGCACAACATAAATAGGAGCCACTTTCTCTATATCAAATTCCGTTTTACAAGCTTCACATCTGTATTTATGTTTTGTATAAATTGGCAAAGCAGATGTGATAATATTAGTGATGAAAGCAAAAACAAAGGCAAAAAGCGCTTTAATATCCTTTATTGTGGAATAAAGTTCAATTTTATCACTTTTACAATTCGGGCATTTTATGGCATTGCCTTGGTTATCTAAAGAGAATTTGTTTATCGATTTTAAAATATGTTCGGCTTCTTCAGCTTGATACGATAATACTTTCAGTTTTACGCCACCAATAGCATTACTTACTAAAGGATCGGTATCTATAGTAAGGTTATCGAATAAAAACACTTGAATACCATCGGCCTCCAAACGACCTTTTATAATTTGTGCTTCGGTGGAATATTGAAATCTAGCTATGGTTTTAAAAGTATCGATCATATTAATAATTTATTCAAGTTTAAAAAAGCTTAAACACTAACAACATGCAAGATACAACTAAAAAAGTCAACTTTTACACCTTGAATAATTTCATCTAAAACATCGCTTACATAATAAGTTTTAGAGGATAATTTCTCTTTTTAAAAACAGCTAAAGCTATAAATAGTCTTAAAAAAAAGCCCAAAAATCAAAATAGATTATTGGGCTTTTTAGTTTTATAAAGATTAATCTTTAATTACTTCTCTGAGGTATTATTTTTTTCAGAAACTACCTCAGCAGCTTCAACATCTTTCCCTTTTAAATACTCTGGTAATTGCATACCAGCCATATCGAACATTTCTTGTAAAGGTGGTACAGATTTGTACATACCAGAAAGGAAATTAGCTGTTGACGATTTTCCATCTTTTCCGCCACCATTTTCCCAAACAGTAACCTTATCAATTTTAATATTTTTAATGGCTTCCGATTGCATTCTTACCAATTCTGGTAATTTATCAGCAACTAAAAGCAATACAGCGTCTTTAGAGTTATTTCCGGCAGCCTTCACAATTTGATCTAAACCGGCAGCTTGCTTCGTTAATACTTCATATAAACCTTGTGCTTCTGCTTGCGCTTTAAAAAGAATACCATCAGCCTCACCTTTAGCGCGACGTCTTGTTCTTTCAGCTTCCGCTTCAGCATCAATTTCAACTTTCTTTTTATCAATTTCCGCTGGTACAATAATATCTGCCATTTGAGAAGAACGCTCACGTTCAGCCCTCGCAGTTTCCGCTAATTGTTCCGCAGCATAAGATTCCTCTAAAGCTTTTGCACTTTGTACTTTTTCTGAAGCATTTGCTACACGTTCTGCTTCTGCTTCACGTTGACGACGTAAAGAATCGGAATTTGCAACAGCAATTTTCGCCTTATTTTCACCCTCAACCGCTTGTGCATTTGCAGCAGCAACCTGAGTTCTTTCATCTTGTACCGCATTCGCTTCACCAATAGAACCATCTCTAGTTTTTTCGGCAACCGATTTACGTGCTGCATTTATTGCGTGTGCCGCAGCTTCCTTACCTAAAGCTTCAATATAACCAGACTCATCAACGATATCGGTGATATTTACGTTAATTAGTTTTAAACCCACTTTCTTTAATTCTGTTTCTACAGATTGAGAAATATTAGTTAAAAACTTATCACGGTCATTATTAATTTCTTCAATATCCATAGAAGCCACTACTAAACGTAACTGACCGAATATAATTTCTTGTGCTAAATCTTGAATTTCATTTTGACCTAAACCTAAAAGACGTTCCGCAGCATTTTGCATAACTCCAGGCTCGGTAGAAACACCAATTGTAAAACGTGATGGCACGTTTACACGAATATTTTGTTTAGAAAGGGCGTTTACTAAATTCACCTCAATAGAAATAGGTGTTAAATCTAGAAACTCGTAATCTTGAATTACAGGCACAATAAAAGCTGCACCACCATGGATACATTTTGCCGATTGCCCACCGCCAACTTTACCATAAACTACTAAAATTCTATCTGAAGGACAGCGTTTATAGCGCCTAACTAATACGATAAAAAATAAAAATACGAATAAAATAGCTGCAATTACAGCGATTGGAAAACCCAATTGAAGGTTCTCCTGTACAAAAAGTGATAGCATGTGTTATTTATTTAGTTGTTCTACAATTAATATTCCGTTTGTGGTAACTTCTCTTACCGATATTACTGATCCAGATTTAAGGTCTGTTTCCGAGTCTGTTAAAGCTTCAAGTTCTCTTAAAGCACCTTGCACTCTTACATGAGCCTTACCTATAGTTGAGCGTTTAGCACCAATGGTTAAATACACTTCGCCAACACTACCAATAGCATTTTTCATTTTTAAAGTCCCGCTATGGTTTAGTTTTTGCATAAAATAAAACATGGCAGCCATTACCGCCATCATGGCTAAACCACAAAGAATGGAAACCATTACGGTTATTGGTTTAGAGAAGCCTGCATCAATACACGCAATACCACTCCAACCAAAAAGGGTGAAAAAGCCAACAAGGTTTTTAAAGGTTATAAACTGAAACCCAATACCAGTATCGGCTTCAATTTCGGCATCGGTATCTAAATCTCCCGAATCGCCACCAATAAACGTGGTTACAATGGTGATTACAAAAATAAAAGAGCCAATTAATGCAATGCCCCAATAAATTTGTGTAAAAAGCGCCAAGCTGTAAAACCACTCCATAATTTTAGATTTAAAAAAATTAATAATTAAATGTAATACCTTTTTTACGATCGAACAATTTATTTTGAAAGTATAATAAAAACTGCATTCCCTCTAAACACTACAACGATAATAAGTGTGTTTTTCAATCCGTTTCGAGGTCTTTAATTTCAAAAAACAAACTATTGATCTTTAAAGAGTTCATTCGATATTTAAAATCCCACACATTCAAAAAGCAAGACCTAACTACTCCTTATAAGTAGCTCATATTGATGTTTTGTTACAACAACATTCTAAAATAGGTGTTATTTCTAAAATACACACACCCGAAAAATATTGGCAGCACTAACTTATTCGCACTAAAAAACACCTATTAGAACGCACTTGCTTTTTTATTAAAACCACTAAAAAACACATTTAAACAGACAAAACACACAGATAGTCGGTATTTTTTATATATTCGCTTCTTAAATTTAAAAACCCAAATCAAAAATGAAAAAATTAATTTTACTTTTAAGCGTTATTACATTAACCTTTAGCTCATGTAGTAGTGACGACGATTCTCAAGATTCAATTATTGGAATATGGAATTATTACCAAAGTTTTGAAAATGATGAAGAATACGAACTTGATACTTGTGAGAAACAAGATGAAATAATCTTTAATGCTGACGGAACCTTCTCTACAAAAGGCTATTACGAAAACGAAGATGATGTTTGTTCTCTTGACTATGAATCAACCGGAACTTGGGTAAATCTAGGTGACAATATTTACGAGTTTACAGATGATGAAGATAACTATACAAGTACAGCAACCATTATTTTTTCTGGCAATACATTTTATTTTATTGATGAAGATGGATCGGACACATACAAAGATGTATATATCAAAAATTAATTTTCTTATCGTTAAATAATACAAACGCCTTCAATTGAAGGCGTTTTTTATTTATAAAATCATTAAATTTGCGCACATTTTGAACAGGTCATGATAGATAAAATTAAAGAACTTATTAACGAAGCTGAATCTTTTAAAGCACAATCGAAAGACGAGGTAGAAGCATTTAGAATAAAATATTTAGGTAAAAAAGGGTTATTAAACGACTTTTTTGCAGAGTTTAAAAATGTGGCAAACGACCAAAAAAAAGAATTTGGCCAAACCATAAATAAACTTAAAAAAACAGCTGAGGATAAAGTAAACGCTCTAAAAGCAGAACTTGAAAGCACCGAAGAAGTAAAAGGTATTTACGGCGATTTATCTAGACCGGGAGCACCAGTTCAAATAGGTGCACGCCACCCTATTTCTATCGTAAAAAATCAAATTATAGATATCTTTTCTCGCATTGGATTTAATGTAAGTGAAGGTCCAGAAATAGAAGACGATTGGCACAACTTTACAGCATTAAACTTGCCAGAATACCATCCGGCTCGTGATATGCAGGATACATTTTTTATTCAAACCGATCCGGATATTTTATTACGCACGCACACCAGCTCGGTACAAGTACGTTATATGGAAAACAATACACCACCAATTAGAACTATTTCTCCTGGTCGTGTATACAGAAACGAAGCTATTTCTGCGCGTTCTCATTGTTTTTTCCACCAATTAGAAGGCTTATATATTGATAAAGATGTAAGCTTTGCTGATTTAAAACAAACACTACAACATTTTACAAGTGAGATGTTTGGGAAAAGCGAAATTCGTTTACGTCCATCATACTTTCCGTTTACAGAACCAAGTGCAGAAATTGATGTATACTGGGGTTTAGAAACAGAAACAGATTATAAAATAACAAAAGGAACAGGTTGGTTAGAAATTGGAGGTTGCGGCATGGTAGATCCAAACGTTTTAGAAAACTGTAAAATTGATTCTACTGAATATTCTGGTTTTGCTTTTGGTGTTGGAATAGACCGAATTGCAATGCTACTGCACCAAATTGGTGATATTCGTTTATTAAGTGAAAATGATGTACGTTTCTTAGAGCAATTTAAGAGCGCTTTATAATAAACAAGATATTTTAAAACATAAAAAAGCCTATAAATTTAAATTTATAGGCTTTTTTATGCTCGGTTTTTATTACTTAAAATTAACCGTATACTCATCTACTATTTCTAGTTCAGTACGAAATGAAAGCACTTTATCAGCAAATTTCTTAAGCCCTTCCATTCTAAATTTATCGGCATCGTCTCGGTAATAAGCATCTAAAGCTTCACGAGAATACGATCGGTATTGCACCGAGTAAGTTACACCCTCAATATCTTCTTCTACCAAAACTTTACTAAGCGTTGCCTTTTCAAACTTGCCTGTTCCTAAAACTTGCGGAATATGCTCTTTTATCCAGATTAACCATTCAGCTTCTATAAACTCGTCGATGTTTGAAGTTACGTTATATATTATCATAGTTTCTATTTAAAGCCGCAAAATTAAAGCTCCTAGTTACAATACCCAAATTACTCTTGGTTTATTGTTAAAATCGCGTAGATTAAGCTTTGAGATTAGTTTATAGCATCGCCACGTAAAGCTCTAAATTTCTTTCGTGCTTCAACAAAATAAATACTATCGGGATGGTTAAAAATAATCTCTTCGTAAAGCGGCTTGGCGTTATCCGGCTGCTCTAAGTAATTCATGTACAATTCAGCCAATTTAAATAAGGCATTATCAATTAAAATACCTTCTCCATAATTTTCAATTATAGATTTATAGTTACTCTCAGCTTTTTCAAATTGTTGTTTTCCTTCAAATAATTCTGCCTGCTTGTACAAAGCCTGAGCAATTATAGGCTCCGTTTTATGCGCAGCCAAAACCTCGCTTAACAAACTAATAGCTTCATCATTTCTATTCTGAAAGGCCAATAAATCGGCTTTAGCATAGAGTTTTAGCGCAGTTTGTAGAGAATCTTCATATTTATTATCTGTTATTAACAGCTTCAAGTCTAATGCATCATTAGCGATTAATTGCGATGTTGATGCTTTTAAAATTTTTAATTGAGATTCTGCCCACTTAAAATCACCTTTATAATAACTTGTTTTTGCAACTTTGTACCTGGCTTCTTGAGATATTTCACTGTTTTTTAAGCTTCGTTGAATTTGCGTATAATAAATTAAAGCTTGATTAAATTTTTCTTGAAGCACCAATATATCACCCAATTCCAACTTCACCTCAGCCTTCTGAAATTCTGTTAAAGATAGTTTTAAAGACTTTTCTAAAAAGGAAGTCGCCTTAGTTGTTTCATTCTTATAAAATGCTAAAAAATGCGCGTAAGCAATTTGAAGTTTTAAGGTTTGAGAAACCGAACCAAACTCTTCAAACAACTCTAAATACTTAGCCTCAATAGCTTCGTAATTTTCTTTAGAACTTACTTTCTCTTCTAGTTGTAATAAATGGTAATTTGCCGACACCTGTGTGCCAGCATCTTGAGCTTTTTCTATAAGGTATGTGTAAATTTCTTTAGCCGTTTCGTATGCTTTTTCGTTGGTTGCAATTACCGCCAAATCGGCTATTCTGTTTAAACTTTCTGGCTGACGATTAAAAATGGCCTTTTCTTGAACAAATGCTTTTTTAATATCTTTTTGCTGCACAAACAACCAACTTAATAGCTCGTTCCATAACAAATCTGGAGTTTGCTGTGCTTTTTTTAATAAAATTTTTCGGAATAATATATTGTTCTCATTGTCACTATTTTCACTTATAAAATCGTTGATAGACCGTTTGATGTTATTTACAGTAAACGGATTAGCCTCAACATAATCTATATAACTGGTAAACATTTTTTCAACTTTACCTTGCTCTCCATACAACTGAGCCAATTGTAAATCAAAATTATATTTAGGGTTTGAAGCCGTACCTTTTTCATAAGCCAAAATAGCTTCATCTAGCAAACTATGATTTTGAAATACCTTTGCTACAGAAAACACATTACTAGCCCGTAAATCGATACTTTCTAAAGCTTTATTATACTGAAGCCTTGCATTTACGGTATCTTTTTGCAACTGAAAATTATAGCCTAAATCGACTAAAAATCCAGAATACGCAATATCTTTCATCACCTCTAACAAAAAAGCTTCTGCTTCTGCATATTGCTCTAATTGCTGATGCGTTTCTACAATAGCATTTATATTTGTTAAGCTTGTTGATGGCCCTTCATAGATTTTTTTATACTCAGCTAAAGCCTTTTTAAAGTCACCGTTTTTAAAATACTCCCTCGCTAAAATATCAGATTGCGAAAAAATATTCGTGCTTATAAACAAACATAGTATTAAAAAAATTCTCATGTTGTAAATATAACAAATGTGCTTTTGTGTTATTGTTATCCTGGGTGTTTTTTATGTTAGGCTTGCAATACGCAGAACACCAAACCCTATAACATAAAAAAAGCACCCTAAAAAAGGGTGCTTACATTATATAACATAGATAAAATAATTATTGATTCATTTTTTTCATGGCATCAATAAAATCATCTAAATCTGTACCGCTATTAACTAAAGTTAATGCTTTATCCACAATATACTTTACATTATCAGCATGAAAACCAAGCCCTAAAGCTATTTTTCTAAGTAAAATCTCTTCGTGATCGCCCTTAATATGATCCACATAAACCATACGTGCTAAATCATACAAACGCTCTAAACGACGATCGTAAGATGTTGGAGGGTTAATTGGGTGCGATTTATAATCCTCTAATATCAAATTAAAGTCACCTTCACCAATATCCAAATTACGAGCTAATCGCTCTAAAAACGCTTGTTCCTCAACTGTAATCACGCCGTCATCCATTGCAATTCTTACAATTGCAGCAAAATGATCCTCATTACGCTTTTTAAAACCACTATCAAATAAATCTGAAAACGACATATCTTTTTTCTTTTTTAAGTGATGCAAACCTACATATTTTTTTTAATATTATAAACCGAAATTTCAAATATTTGGGCCTTACCACAAGGGTCGGGCTTTCGGCAGTCGCTCTCTTCGAGGAGCTTCAACAAACGCCTCAATCCCTAACGCAGCAATCGCTACTTAAAAAACAATGTAAATTTACTAGAAATAGCAGGCTTACTTTTTATAAAACCTTTGCTCTACTTAGGTATAGTAAAGAAAAATGTGGTGCCTTTATGCACTTCAGATTCAAACCAAATTTGCCCACCTAAAGACTCAACTATTTTTTTACAAAAAGACAAACCAATACCTGTTCCCTCATATTCTTCACGAGAATGCAGCCTCTGGAAAATAGAGAAAACTTTACTTTTATGCTTTTGAGAAATACCAATGCCATTATCTGCTACCTCAAATTGCCAAAAGTTTTTATTCTGTGGGCCATAAATAACGGTTTTAAAACTAATAACTACCTTAGGATCTACATCTGCTTTTTTAAACTTAATAGCATTATTTATTAAATTCTGAAAAACCCCTCTAAGCTCAACCTTACTGCCCAAAACAGTCGGTAAATTTCCGTAGGTTACTTTGGCATTAAAGCGCGTAATAGCATTCGAAATATCCAACGTTATTTCTCCTAGCAAATCATTACAATCAATCTCAGTTTTCTCTTTAGATTTACCTAATTTAGAATACTCCAGCAAATCGTCTATCTGGGTTCGCATCCGTTCGCTAGATTTATCTATAAACTCCATGCTCATCATCGCATCATCATCGAGTTTTTCTTTATAATCATCTTTTAACAAAGCAATAAGCCCAGAAATGGTTGCCAAAGGCTCTTTTAAATCATGACTTGTAATGTATGCAAACTCTTCTAATTCTTTATTCTTAGAAGCTAACGTAAAAGACTGGCTATATATCGTGTTGTTCTTCTCCTTTAAAACAGTATTTAATCGCTTTGTACCATAGTAATTTCTCAATATCACCCAAACCAATATTACAGCAAAAAGCACCAATGCTAATAAAAGGTAATTAATTGTACGCTGTGTATTCAGTTTTTTATTAATTTCTTTAGCTTTCAACTCCTTATCAAGTATATCTTCTCTTTGTTGAACAAGAATAATGTTCTGCTTTTCTATCTCACTATTACTCAGCGCAATTTGTTCTTGCTTGTTTTTAAGCGAATCTACCTGCTTTAAAATACGTTGCTCTAGCTCGCTTTCGATAATTAATTTATCGGAATATTTTTTCTTTTGAAGTTCAGAAAGCGATATAAGTTCCTTAATTTCATTCTCTTGATTTTCTAAAGATTTATTTTTATTTTTTAATAAATTTTCTTTATCGCCTATAGCTTGTTTTTGGCCTTTAATCTCCTCATCTTTAAACTTAATACTACCTTCTACTTCAGATAATTTATCTTTGGTTTCAGCTAGAGTATTTTCAGCGTTTTGGAACAACTGTTTCCATTTTTCTATAGACGAAATAGCATTTTCACGAAGATTATAGTGTGCTGCAATATTACTGCGTCGCATAAGTTTCTCGTTAATTTCATATTGAAAATCATTACCAACATTAACAATATTAATCATAGAAGAATTATAAGGATAATTCTCCGTAATAAGTAAAGTATTACTGCTCGATATTTTATTTAAAACATACGAAATATCAAAATTCTTATCATAATTAGTGTAAACAACATCTACGTTTTCAATATCTTTTACACTACTAAAACTAACCACTTTAACTGGCTTATTTTTAATTTGCCTTTTTTGCGCTAAGCTTTTTAAATCTATAATAGTGCGGTCTTTACCCAAAACCCCAATAACAAAATTTGGGTCTGCATGCGTATCACCATAAAGTGTTTGTTCTGCAACATTGAATATAACAATAGCGCGCTTAACTCGTTTTACCTGCTCGTTATCTGTGTTTTGGGCATATGCTTGCATAGCCATTAGGCACAACAGCATTAAAGCATATTTTATTAAAACATTAGATTTCATAACATTATAAACGTAACAATATTTTAGCAAATACGTTGGCGCCATTTACACCAAATTGCTGCACACGCCTACTGTAAACCAAACTTCCATTTACCGTATTAGCCGAGTGTGTGTGCTTGTTTGGGTATACATCAAAAATATTATTACACCCAACTGTTGCTTGTAGCCAATTCTCGTAATTATACGTTACATACAAATCGGTTACAAACTTTGGATCGAATTTTTGATCACGAGTTTCAACATTACCAGTAAACTCATTAAGCTCCCAATTATTTGAATCACCATCATCTGGGTGAATATACATTACGCTCCCAAAATAAGTACCCACTAAATTGAATTTAAAATCATTAATTTCATAATTCAAATACGAGTTCACCTTCACTTTTGGTTGAGCAGACTCTATTCTAGAACGCTCTTCTCTGTTAAATAAAGATTCAATATCACTGTCTACAATATTACTTCTATTTACTTTAGTCACTTTGGTTTCAGTAAAATTAGCCGAAACCTTTCCGCTTAATTTACCTGCTCCTATTTGATTTTTGTAATGGAAAGACATTTCTACACCATTAGTTCTAGAATCTATCGCATTGGCAAAAAACTGAGCAGCCGTAACATTAAATGGCGCCAACAAATCTTCGTACCCCTCATCAAACTGTCCTGACAGCACAATTCGATCTTCAATATTGATATTATAATAATCAAAAGAAAGCGTGTATTTATTTTCTATTTTAGTACTTAGACCAAGGCTAAAATGTTTTGATAATTCTGGTTTAAGCTTGCTTACCTCAAAAGCATCGGTTACCAAAGTACTTTCATGGTTAAACGTACCGACCTGACTAATATCCCCATCAAAAAACTGTGTGCTAATTTTTTGAAAAAACACTTGGTGCATAGATGGCGCTCTAAAACCTGTAGAATAACTAGACCTCAACGCAGTCTTTTTACCAAACTTATATCGCGCAGAAAGTTTCCAAAGCGAGTTTTCTCCAAAATCGTTGTTAGACTCATATCGAAACGCTCCTTTTATAAGCATCGGTTTAATAGGCTTCAATTCAACATCTACATATCCTGAAGCATTAGAACGGTAACGAATAAGTTCATCTTGTGGTTGTATACCAGGAAATACTTGAGCACCTATAATTTTAGGTCTTAATTCTCCATTTTCATCTTCATACATTACATCACCATTAATATACGAATCTTCTTCTCCAGAAATAATCTCGTAACGTTCCACACGTAGTTCACCTCCAAAGGCCAAGTTAAGGCCTTGCATAACATCAAAAGGCCTACTAAAATCTAAGTTAGTAGTGTTAAGTTCGTATTGATAGCCTCCAGATTTAAATGTTCTAGGTGAAATAACACCAAGAGATGCATTGTTAGAATTATTTACCGTAAAATCGATACTATTAGATCCCATGGAATGACTAAAATCTATATCCCAACCATTTTTTTCGCCTCGAATCCCGAAGGTAACAGCATCATCTTGAATGTTTGTTAATATTTCTGGTGAAAACCCATTTGGATGAAGTTCTTCTACAACACGATCGGTTTCTCCAGGAAAACGATAAAACCCTTTTGAAGTTCCTTCTCTAGAATTACGACCACCAAAAAAGTAAAGATTAGCCTTATCAAAAAGTGATAATTCACCATTAAATGCCAAAGCCGAGTTTCTAGTTGCAGCACTACCAACTTCCATCACTTGTTGATTTTTATAACCGGTTTGAGAGAAAAAATCGTTGTCTTCTATCAATTGGTTATCTAAAACATCATCATTATCAACATAAACATTTCCGGTATAGTTGCCTGCTCTATTTGTAGCTCCTCTATCTCTAAACTCTCCGGTAATATTTATAAAACCTGTATTACCTATTTTTAAACCAAAATTCCCGCTAAAATAATGGTTCACACCATCTTTTTCTGTATTGATTTTAGTTCCTGTATCAATATCGATAACATCGGTTTGTTTCTTTAAAACAATATTAATAACTCCTGCAATAGCATCAGATCCGTACTGAGAAGTTGCGCCATCCCTCAAAATTTCAATATGATCGATAGAAGATACCGGTATCGCATTAAAATCCGTACCCACACTACCTCTACCAATAGTATTATTTACATTTAGCATAGACGATGTATGGCGACGCTTTCCGTTTATTAAAACCAAAAGTTGATCTGGTCCTAAACCTCGTAAAGTTGCCGGATCGATATGGTCTGTTCCATCGGAAACCGTTTGTTGTGTAGAATGAAATGATGGCACTAAAAACTGTAACAATTCACCTAATTCAAAATGAGATGAATTACTTATTTCTTCGGGTGTTATAATCTCAATAGGTACTGTAGTCTCTAAAGCAGATTGTGGTTTAGAACGCGTCCCTAAAGACACGGGTTCATCTGCAGAAAACCCCGTTTCTAAACGGAAATCAGTAGTAAAACTATCTCCAACCTTTAGCGAGACGGACTTACTTTTACTATTATACATGATGAAAGATGCTGTTATAACATAATCTCCTTCTTCAAGTTCTAGTTTAAAATCACCGTTTATGTTGGTAGTTGTTTGTACCTCGTAACCTTCAACACTAATTAAAGCTCCTGGCAAAGCACCAAAAGCATCCGAAACATTCCCTTGTACGGAAGCTCTATTTTGCGCACAAATAGTAATGCTAGCAAATAAGCATATTAATAGAATTATTCTTTTTTCCATGTGGACTACTTCTCAAAATTCAAAGCTTCATCTAAAAGGGTTACAGACAATGGTTTGTTAATATAACCATTTATAAAGCAAGAAGCCTTTGCTTTTTCTTGATCATTTGGGTTGGATGATGTGGTTAGCATAATAATCTTAATGCTAGAAGTAAATTCTTTATCTAATTTACTATATTCTTCTATAAACTCCCAACCATTCATTGCAGGCATATTAATATCAAGAAAAATAACCTCCGGTTTTTCAACTAAACCATCCATCGCTTTTTGTAGATAAGCCAACGCATCAGCTCCACTATTCACAGACCGTATAGAATTAAATGTGTTATGTTTTTTTACT
The window above is part of the Algibacter sp. L3A6 genome. Proteins encoded here:
- a CDS encoding YfiR/HmsC family protein; translation: MLLCLMAMQAYAQNTDNEQVKRVKRAIVIFNVAEQTLYGDTHADPNFVIGVLGKDRTIIDLKSLAQKRQIKNKPVKVVSFSSVKDIENVDVVYTNYDKNFDISYVLNKISSSNTLLITENYPYNSSMINIVNVGNDFQYEINEKLMRRSNIAAHYNLRENAISSIEKWKQLFQNAENTLAETKDKLSEVEGSIKFKDEEIKGQKQAIGDKENLLKNKNKSLENQENEIKELISLSELQKKKYSDKLIIESELEQRILKQVDSLKNKQEQIALSNSEIEKQNIILVQQREDILDKELKAKEINKKLNTQRTINYLLLALVLFAVILVWVILRNYYGTKRLNTVLKEKNNTIYSQSFTLASKNKELEEFAYITSHDLKEPLATISGLIALLKDDYKEKLDDDAMMSMEFIDKSSERMRTQIDDLLEYSKLGKSKEKTEIDCNDLLGEITLDISNAITRFNAKVTYGNLPTVLGSKVELRGVFQNLINNAIKFKKADVDPKVVISFKTVIYGPQNKNFWQFEVADNGIGISQKHKSKVFSIFQRLHSREEYEGTGIGLSFCKKIVESLGGQIWFESEVHKGTTFFFTIPK
- a CDS encoding TonB-dependent receptor domain-containing protein, whose product is MEKRIILLICLFASITICAQNRASVQGNVSDAFGALPGALISVEGYEVQTTTNINGDFKLELEEGDYVITASFIMYNSKSKSVSLKVGDSFTTDFRLETGFSADEPVSLGTRSKPQSALETTVPIEIITPEEISNSSHFELGELLQFLVPSFHSTQQTVSDGTDHIDPATLRGLGPDQLLVLINGKRRHTSSMLNVNNTIGRGSVGTDFNAIPVSSIDHIEILRDGATSQYGSDAIAGVINIVLKKQTDVIDIDTGTKINTEKDGVNHYFSGNFGLKIGNTGFINITGEFRDRGATNRAGNYTGNVYVDNDDVLDNQLIEDNDFFSQTGYKNQQVMEVGSAATRNSALAFNGELSLFDKANLYFFGGRNSREGTSKGFYRFPGETDRVVEELHPNGFSPEILTNIQDDAVTFGIRGEKNGWDIDFSHSMGSNSIDFTVNNSNNASLGVISPRTFKSGGYQYELNTTNLDFSRPFDVMQGLNLAFGGELRVERYEIISGEEDSYINGDVMYEDENGELRPKIIGAQVFPGIQPQDELIRYRSNASGYVDVELKPIKPMLIKGAFRYESNNDFGENSLWKLSARYKFGKKTALRSSYSTGFRAPSMHQVFFQKISTQFFDGDISQVGTFNHESTLVTDAFEVSKLKPELSKHFSLGLSTKIENKYTLSFDYYNINIEDRIVLSGQFDEGYEDLLAPFNVTAAQFFANAIDSRTNGVEMSFHYKNQIGAGKLSGKVSANFTETKVTKVNRSNIVDSDIESLFNREERSRIESAQPKVKVNSYLNYEINDFKFNLVGTYFGSVMYIHPDDGDSNNWELNEFTGNVETRDQKFDPKFVTDLYVTYNYENWLQATVGCNNIFDVYPNKHTHSANTVNGSLVYSRRVQQFGVNGANVFAKILLRL
- a CDS encoding response regulator — its product is MVPYQSTLLIDDDKFTNFYNEKIVKKHNTFNSIRSVNSGADALAYLQKAMDGLVEKPEVIFLDINMPAMNGWEFIEEYSKLDKEFTSSIKIIMLTTSSNPNDQEKAKASCFINGYINKPLSVTLLDEALNFEK